A window from Plodia interpunctella isolate USDA-ARS_2022_Savannah chromosome 2, ilPloInte3.2, whole genome shotgun sequence encodes these proteins:
- the Cog3 gene encoding conserved oligomeric Golgi complex subunit 3: MDIISLKEIQSKLLLWETSENPLAPLTSDQREAILDLEALVTGNCAAKEEGSNKTQPDEPLDKSTIPSVDSTYDFLEWYESLCESSVRINDAPYEAYYKQLEDRRNECVSLTNQIGATMADLKKLSEQYNLVSNKTNALHMMSEQLLADQNKLSSIGEDIKQKLHYFTQVEHLSQRLSSPTMSVNSETFFNVLAKIDDCLDYMRANNTFKESHTYLVKYRHLQNRAISLVRSYVTHVLNHATEQVLAPSDDGCTDQENMDTAYAVYFGKFQAAAPKLKMVITEIEKRAETNDDYASLLSDLQREYAVRRRRVAGAPTAAALASAASSHVRDHCALLRTSCSLLAHACRDECALYSHFFSNPSPALDEYLQSLCVGLYETLRPHIIHINHLETLAELCVILRLELIEEQVNNDPVTLGALGAAAHALLQDAQERLVFRAHVLLRADVLLYRPACGDLAYPDKLEMMEQIALSIHEQNLKRSDSHNSMVSDISATSQEVANITVEAQRRPQPSPADLHGMWYPGVRRTLAALSRLYRCLEKKVFQGLAQEAISLCVQSIDNAAKLISASKTPIDGELFQIKHLLILREQIAPFQVDFIIKETTLDFSNMKNAAYGLIQKPRQIFSLNSNNALLEFLLEGTPMVKEHLLDSRKEVDRQLKACCEVFIKDATEVLAGPLIAYVEKAQALPPPELQPQPAAAAVRDTQRAVSAHLAPLQRSMQLYLANKETEFILFRPIRNNVVGYFVQMDQILTTCGFSYEDRLIVACPTPEQVSVFISSASLISHGEPVLPYGKKRRTSTVRKPSVASVQESDKPPETSNTINV; the protein is encoded by the exons atgGATATTATTAGTTTGAAAGAAATTCAAAGCAAATTACTGCTGTGGGAAACCTCAGAAAATCCATTAGCTCCTCTTACTTCGGATCAAAGGGAGGCTATTTTAGATTTGGAAGCTCTTGTAACTGGAAATTGTGCCGCTAAAGAAGAG GGATCCAATAAAACTCAACCTGACGAGCCTTTAGATAAGTCCACTATACCGTCTGTGGATTCAACATATGACTTTCTGGAATGGTATGAAAGTCTTTGCGAGAGCTCTGTCCGTATAAATGATGCTCCATATGAGGCATATTACAAACAACTGGAGGACAGGAGAAATGAGTGTGTTTCACTCACCAATCAG ATAGGAGCTACAATGGCAGACCTGAAGAAGCTATCGGAACAGTATAACCTAGTGTCCAACAAGACAAATGCTCTTCACATGATGAGTGAGCAGTTGTTGGCAGATCAGAATAAACTCTCCAGTATAG GTGAAGACATTAAGCAGAAGTTGCACTATTTCACCCAAGTGGAGCACTTGTCCCAGAGACTCAGTAGTCCTACAATGTCCGTTAATAGTGAAACTTTCTTCAATGTGTTGGCTAAAATTGATGACTGTTTGGATTACATGAGAGCTAAT AACACGTTTAAAGAATCGCATACCTATCTCGTCAAGTACCGCCATTTGCAAAACCGTGCGATCTCTTTAGTACGCTCGTACGTGACCCACGTACTGAACCACGCCACAGAGCAGGTCTTAGCGCCTAGTGACGACGGGTGTACTGACCAGGAGAATATGGACACTGCCTACGCTGTGTACTTCGGGAAGTTTCAAGCTGCAGCGCCTAAATTGAAAATGGTTATCACCGAAATTGAGAAAAGGGCTGAAACGAATGATGA CTACGCGTCGCTACTATCGGACCTCCAACGTGAATACGCTGTGCGCCGGCGCCGCGTGGCCGGCGCGCCCACGGCCGCCGCACTCGCGTCCGCCGCCAGCAGTCACGTGCGCGACCACTGCGCGCTGCTGCGGACCTCGTGTTCCTTGTTAGCGCACGCGTGCAGGGACGAGTGTGCGTTGTACTCGCATTTCTTTAGCAACCCATCGCCGGCACTTGA CGAATACCTGCAATCGCTGTGCGTGGGCCTGTACGAGACGCTGCGCCCGCACATCATCCACATCAACCATCTGGAGACGCTGGCCGAGCTCTGCGTTATACTGCGGCTCGAACTCATTGAGGAGCAGGTCAACAACGACC CGGTAACGCTGGGGGCGCTGGGGGCGGCGGCGCACGCGCTGCTGCAGGACGCGCAGGAGCGCCTCGTGTTCCGCGCGCACGTGCTGCTGCGCGCGGACGTGCTGCTGTACCGGCCTGCGTGTGGAGACCTCGCCTACCCCGACAAGCTGGAGATGATGGAG CAAATCGCCCTATCGATCCATGAGCAGAATCTTAAACGCAGCGACTCCCACAACTCCATGGTGTCGGACATATCCGCGACGTCGCAGGAGGTCGCCAACATAACTGTGGAGGCGCAGCGGCGGCCGCAGCCCTCGCCGGCTGACCTCCACGGCATGTGGTACCCCGGAGTCAGGAGGACTTTAGCTGCATTGTCCAGGCTTTATAGATGTCTGGAGAAGAAGGTCTTCCAAGG cTTAGCTCAAGAAGCGATATCCCTCTGCGTGCAGAGCATAGATAACGCGGCCAAACTGATAAGCGCGAGCAAAACGCCCATAGACGGGGAACTATTCCAAATCAAACACCTATTGATATTGAGAGAACAGATCGCGCCGTTCCAAGTCGATTTTATAATCAAAGAGACAACTTTAGACTTCAGTAATATGAAAAATGCCGCATACGGCTTGATACAGAAACCAAGGCAGATATTTTCGTTGAATAGTAACAATGCGTTGTTGGAGTTTTTGTTAGAGGGTACGCCGATGGTGAAGGAACATCTTTTGGACTCGAGGAAGGAGGTCGATAGACAGTTGAAGGCGTGCTGTGAAGTTTTCATCAAGGACGCCACTGAAGTTTTAGCTGGACCGTTGATTGCTTATGTGGAAAAG GCACAAGCCCTCCCCCCCCCGGAGCTGCAGCCGCAGCCGGCCGCGGCCGCGGTGCGCGACACGCAGCGCGCCGTCAGCGCGCACCTCGCGCCGCTGCAGCGCTCCATGCAGCTCTACCTCGCCAACAAGGAAACAGAATTCATACTCTTCAGGCCTATCAGG AATAACGTCGTCGGCTATTTCGTACAAATGGACCAAATTCTCACCACATGCGGCTTCTCTTATGAAGATAGATTGATTGTAGCGTGCCCTACGCCCGAGCAAGTTTCCGTGTTCATCTCCTCCGCCAGCCTCATCAGCCACGGCGAGCCAGTGTTGCCATACGGCAAGAAGAGGAGGACTAGCACTGTCCGCAAgcccagtgttgccagtgtGCAGGAGAGTGATAAACCACCAGAAACTTCTAATACTATTAacgtataa
- the LOC128676834 gene encoding mitochondrial-processing peptidase subunit beta has translation MLKVATTLRLVSKHGNQVRLLATVADHKQALVNVPPTKLTVLDNGIRVASEDSGAPTATVGLWIDAGSRYETSKNNGVAHFLEHMAFKGTSKRSQTDLELLVENMGAHLNAYTSREQTVFYAKCLANDVPAAIEILADIIQNSSLAEPEIERERGVILREMQDVESNLQEVVFDHLHATAFQGTPLGQTILGPTKNIKKISKADLQAYIKNHYQPSRIVLSGAGGVQHEKLVDLANKHFSGLKNTAQAIEIPPCRYTGSEIRVRDDSMPLAHVAVAVEGAGWTDADNIPLMVANTLIGAWDRSQGGGGNNASYLARAASSDNLCHSFQSFNTCYKDTGLWGIYFVSEPLQIEDMLFNIQKEWMKLCTTVTEGEVERAKNLLKTNMLLQLDGTTPVCEDIGRQMLCYNRRIPIHELDARINSVTVQNVRDVCFKYLFDRCPAVAAVGPVEGLPEYTRIRGGMFWARV, from the coding sequence ATGTTGAAGGTAGCGACGACTTTGAGATTAGTCTCAAAACATGGCAATCAGGTACGCCTTTTGGCAACTGTCGCGGATCACAAACAGGCACTCGTAAATGTGCCTCCGACAAAGCTTACAGTACTTGATAATGGCATACGTGTTGCCTCTGAAGATTCCGGTGCACCCACCGCCACCGTAGGGCTATGGATCGACGCCGGTTCAAGGTACGAAACATCCAAGAACAATGGAGTTGCTCATTTCCTTGAACACATGGCTTTCAAAGGTACAAGCAAGAGGTCACAGACAGACTTAGAACTGCTAGTAGAAAACATGGGAGCGCATTTGAACGCCTACACATCTCGGGAACAGACTGTGTTTTATGCGAAATGTCTCGCAAACGATGTGCCAGCCGCTATTGAAATCCTTGCCGACATCATTCAAAACTCATCACTCGCTGAACCCGAAATCGAACGAGAACGTGGTGTTATACTGCGCGAAATGCAGGACGTCGAGAGCAATTTGCAGGAAGTAGTATTTGACCATTTGCATGCTACAGCCTTCCAGGGCACTCCCCTGGGCCAGACCATCCTTGGACCGACCAAGAACATCAAAAAAATCTCGAAGGCTGACCTCCAGGCATACATTAAGAACCACTACCAACCAAGTCGTATTGTCCTCTCAGGAGCTGGTGGGGTTCAGCATGAGAAGTTGGTTGATCTAGCTAACAAACACTTCAGTGGACTAAAAAACACAGCACAAGCAATTGAGATACCACCTTGCCGTTACACTGGTTCTGAAATCCGTGTTAGAGATGATTCAATGCCCCTTGCGCACGTAGCTGTTGCAGTAGAGGGTGCAGGTTGGACAGATGCTGATAACATTCCCCTAATGGTGGCCAATACTTTGATTGGAGCATGGGACCGCTCTCAGGGTGGTGGTGGCAACAATGCCTCATACCTCGCACGTGCAGCATCTTCGGATAACCTCTGCCATAGTTTCCAGTCTTTCAACACGTGCTACAAAGACACTGGACTATGGGGCATCTACTTTGTGTCTGAGCCTTTGCAAATTGAGGATATGCTTTTCAATATTCAGAAGGAATGGATGAAACTTTGCACGACAGTTACTGAGGGAGAGGTGGAGCGTGCAAAGAACTTGTTGAAGACAAACATGCTTCTTCAGCTGGATGGCACCACCCCTGTCTGCGAGGACATTGGCCGCCAGATGCTCTGCTACAATAGACGTATCCCGATCCATGAGCTCGATGCCCGCATCAACTCTGTGACAGTCCAGAACGTCCGTGACGTCTGCTTCAAGTACTTGTTTGACCGCTGCCCTGCAGTTGCAGCTGTAGGACCAGTTGAAGGTCTACCTGAGTACACTAGAATTCGTGGAGGAATGTTTTGGGCCAGAGTGTAA